The Anoplopoma fimbria isolate UVic2021 breed Golden Eagle Sablefish chromosome 20, Afim_UVic_2022, whole genome shotgun sequence genome includes a window with the following:
- the LOC129109105 gene encoding histone-lysine N-methyltransferase ASH1L-like isoform X1, whose amino-acid sequence MYVSGLDSRPNAPRNPPRSWRAMSASPPSGPIRDKPGGTAEGDGEGGPQKKTSSTPDEATGDQRSGLDSLQTTSKQTPSAASPPLASSSLSSSSSSSSSSSSSSQPLSLSSTASTTASVPAITSQGTKSTKQVPIKLADRTEVNSNGSSERVKKEKLPSVNGKPVSAGHKPCSPTTDQTATTTPSTACIQAPSVSETRNEGKTSKKHNGLVQTAKQKGLSNGKGSVDIHGTSTSRKSKVAKHSSSSPVSSMESSTRLPAFTTSHKEPSLCSKSRPDSPSSSSVTPKPQSSPTVALSSAQPQDQDLSLPAPLEKKRDKERKAKKEKRKDKKSKRDRLEAGRAKSQSRKEEGKKKKKEKGKDGKSRYGKEKEEGHRTDDMCRDELKTDRGKAEKNRDKLSPDRQRPEDNTFGETVDPGKLDKTCKVVTPGRSDELDKMDDSCKPVKQAEPATATGDTSKSKEQDVSRHSTVPPSHPSSSAPPSLPTPSARAPVSPPFPNQEQDSRPLKKRKARRPSWTKLVHRAQRAENQEALSDSQHNPCFPQNPKTPLPAKAIIHQTDESHTAPSSSFNGSSSPLLSATKPSSPKQSHPTSDPSPPASRCTITPARKRGRPKSFSFISDEPPIRHSTNAIPTEVPLKGCDIVQKAPVLEPSPKLQCATQSKSSPRKRGRPPKRPLPEDHSQDELNRTDRSKDFHPPEKGNRQLKIRKLINEMKKRKKRRLHKVMLSGYVGKEGRGEQAADGETSMRMCKSIEATTVHTLSALSSSFGSKLGPQINVSKRGTIYMGKRRGRKPKAQTANANSQNATQSSLFTNPSETSLFSSNQPHSSHPFPSPSLTHSSGAQSPYSEGSLTEPTSSLLFPHPFSLPSPSSSCTSPRPPSSSSLSPFVKRSCPCQGRHHFPFHQSSCKLSCPTPPLHHTPGSPGHLKEATPSPRSESHSEDTLPSDSGIGTDNNSVSERAELRGVRGMFRFGQGSGVILGGQRHHSSLVDHPSPVSSPLSLTPRHTNPITNSTTVERHRDRHRHRRRDYDCSSSCNCLCPCPCPGHNKCTHLDYYPCLGHNSLKRQKNKHKKKHQQLHMQDPEFLAELEDLIGQFSEVHIGRRSWARSGPGQGFDGSRNAAGGRRHHSSSNSLRSNIFRINLNGFYSPHPSSYPANPSFSPQPFYPCQPVHCSRKPDSRQCGCSSKFQETIENMGFYSSYPPATTLYHHLPSSYQLPSPHQYAPHQSHHAHFLLNPARFHRRRSRLLREGALGGEVEGDIGGSGGGPHLSSGFTSSLSCGCGRSEHKHKHKHRHRHCERDMDDEEELHEEEEEEDGMEREGLATSKPRTGFILGQSEGGRKGARGMGSAAASTSSSSAERFKHTSLTSLGLGSSHLSSFGGSWGGLGQRWTKFGGLGGTGFGNTPSWRGFTGEQHAGRRIASDGEDEDGEDESHLYRTSPSPTHTNLFTSAAMATGGRGLRGGLAGRNPGSGDRSWRKDEPAWTERREAGLQGASRSRGQQKTVPTPDSVAEGEKRRPGRPRKHPLPSTVSSPVHLSAAPSLSSPDLLPGHNRDGREVGGPERDRGIDTVQQVTELEQQARKKRGRKRKHGDSPCHQSVAEDKPECDTPPECFSPSDVDQAPSEPVTIQREETADGPPRKTFLRAGLYSDDYKTTEWVERIHKQTTTTFYIHFFCLCFNVFLSLFPSPPSQARQLCRESMDYSPGEHEYSLLPAPIHVGKYLRLKRIHFQLPYDVMWLWQNNELQKQPAVPLKRKRRYCRLKERIVSSHRTAEESCSDITSWFPHLDMEPLTSTERSFVVKHHVFLVRNWELVRDRQIRLRIERERDAEGEEQDSQRLSCDEANGDDSHIKSDQQVGVEVTVISSDPHHQSQDTSSSLTASPCPTKTQNRQEEEGEDEKRGEEEVCSREQRRKRLNDLLLTLQHS is encoded by the exons ATGTACGTCTCCGGATTGGACTCCAGGCCAAACGCACCAAGAAACCCCCCAAGATCTTGGAGAGCTATGTCTGCAAGCCCACCGTCAGGACCTATCAGAGACAAGCCAGGGGGTACTGCTGAGGGGGATGGAGAAGGAGGACCGCAGAAAAAAACCAGCTCCACTCCAGACGAGGCAACCGGAGATCAACGCTCAGGCTTGGATTCTCTCCAAACCACATCCAaacaaactccatctgctgcttCACCACCGCTTGCATCATcgtcattatcatcatcatcatcatcatcatcatcatcttcttcatcatcgcAGCCACTGTCGTTATCATCAACAGCTTCCACGACAGCGTCAGTCCCTGCCATAACCAGTCAAGGGACCAAGTCTACCAAACAG GTTCCTATCAAACTGGCCGATAGGACAGAGGTGAATTCAAATGGCTCGTCTGAGAGAGTGAAGAAAGAGAAGCTTCCCAGTGTCAACGGCAAGCCTGTCTCTGCAGGACACAAACCCTGCTCGCCTACAACAGACCAGACAGCTACAACTACTCCTTCCACCGCATGCATCCAAGCCCCATCAGTATCGGAAACCAGGAATGAAGGGAAGACCTCCAAGAAACATAATGGTTTGGTTCAGACAGCAAAACAGAAGGGACTATCTAATGGGAAAGGCTCTGTCGACATCCACGGCACTTCCACCTCACGGAAAAGCAAAGTTGCAAAACACAGCAGTTCCTCCCCTGTGTCCTCCATGGAGTCCTCGACAAGACTTCCAGCCTTCACCACCTCCCATAAAGAACCTAGCCTGTGCAGTAAGAGTAGACCAgactctccttcctcttcttcagtcaCCCCTAAACCACAGTCCTCCCCCACTGTGGCTCTCTCCTCGGCCCAACCCCAAGATCAGGATCTCTCTCTACCGGCCCCACTAGAGAAaaagagggacaaagagaggaaggcaaagaaagaaaaacgtAAAGACAAAAAATCAAAGAGAGATAGATTGGAAGCTGGAAGAGCAAAGAGTCAGAGCAGAAAGGAGGaaggcaagaagaagaaaaaggagaaagggaAGGATGGGAAATCAAGGTATggcaaagaaaaggaagaaggacATAGAACTGATGATATGTGTAGGGATGAGTTAAAGACTGACAGAGGAAAGGCAGAGAAAAATAGGGATAAGCTTAGCCCAGACAGACAAAGACCAGAGGATAATACATTTGGTGAAACAGTTGATCCTGGTAAACTAGATAAAACCTGTAAAGTCGTGACTCCAGGCAGATCAGATGAGCTGGACAAGATGGACGACAGTTGCAAGCCAGTTAAACAAGCTGAGCCAGCAACAGCAACAGGTGACACCAGTAAATCAAAAGAACAAGATGTCTCAAGACATTCAACTGTGCCTCCAAGCCACCCCTCTTCTTCcgctcctccctctctgcccaCTCCCTCTGCCCGTGCCCCTGTTTCTCCCCCTTTTCCCAACCAAGAGCAGGACAGCCGTCCGCTTAAAAAACGTAAAGCCAGGCGGCCCAGCTGGACCAAGCTGGTGCACAGGGCTCAGAGGGCGGAAAATCAGGAAGCCCTTTCAGATTCCCAACATAATCCTTGTTTTCCCCAGAACCCCAAGACGCCCCTTCCTGCCAAGGCCATTATTCATCAGACTGATGAGTCACACACAGCTCCCTCTAGCTCCTTTAATGGcagctcctcccctctcctttctGCAACCAAACCTTCATCCCCAAAGCAGAGTCATCCCACATCAGACCCTAGTCCCCCTGCTTCAAGATGCACCATAACCCCAGCCCGAAAAAGGGGACGCCCAAAATCCTTCAGCTTTATCTCAGATGAACCTCCCATTAGACATTCAACAAATGCCATCCCAACTGAGGTGCCTCTTAAGGGGTGTGACATAGTTCAAAAAGCCCCTGTGCTGGAGCCAAGTCCAAAACTGCAGTGCGCCACTCAGTCTAAATCCAGCCCCAGGAAGCGTGGCCGTCCTCCCAAGCGACCCCTCCCCGAGGACCACAGTCAAGATGAACTGAATCGCACTGACAGGAGTAAAGATTTTCACCCTCCTGAAAAGGGGAACAGGCAGCTAAAGATCAGGAAGCTGATTAATGAgatgaagaaaaggaagaagaggagacttCACAAGGTAATGTTGTCTGGGTATGTGGGAAAGGAGGGAAGGGGAGAACAGGCAGCAGATGGCGAGACCTCCATGAGAATGTGTAAATCAATAGAGGCGACAACagtacacacactctcagcCCTGTCCTCCTCCTTTGGGAGCAAGTTGGGCCCTCAGATCAATGTGAGCAAGAGAGGGACCATCTACATGGGCAAGAGACGAGGACGCAAGCCTAAAGCCCAAACAGCTAACGCCAACTCCCAGAACGCTACACAGTCGTCCCTGTTCACCAATCCCTCTGAAACATCCCTCTTCTCATCTAACCAGCCTCATTCCTCTCACCCatttccttctccatctctcaccCACTCCAGTGGGGCCCAGAGCCCTTATAGTGAAGGCAGCCTCACAGAACCAACATCTTCCCTACTTTTTCCTcaccctttctccctcccttccccatCATCCTCCTGTACCTCCCcccgtcctccctcctcctcatccctctctccctttgtgAAGAGGAGTTGTCCGTGTCAGGGAAGGCATCACTTCCCCTTCCACCAGTCTTCATGTAAGCTCTCCTGTCCCACCCCTCCCTTGCATCACACACCAGGCTCTCCTGGCCACCTGAAGGAGGCCACCCCCTCCCCCAGAAGTGAGTCGCACAGCGAGGACACGCTGCCTAGCGACAGTGGGATTGGAACGGATAACAACAGTGTTTCTGAGCGAGCGGAGTTGAGGGGAGTTAGAGGCATGTTCAGGTTCGGTCAGGGGTCAGGAGTTATTCTGGGGGGTCAAAGGCACCACTCCTCTCTTGTGGACCatccctctcctgtctcctcacccctctctctaACGCCAAGACACACAAACCCCATCACCAACTCAACTACTGTGGAGCggcacagagacagacaccGGCACAGGCGAAGGGATTACGACTGTTCCTCTTCCTGTAATTGCCTGTGCCCGTGCCCCTGCCCAGGACACAACAAGTGCACTCATTTGGACTATTACCCATGCCTTGGACACAATTCactgaagagacagaaaaataaacataagaAGAAGCACCAGCAGCTGCACATGCAGGATCCAGAGTTTCTGGCCGAGCTAGAAGATCTGATCGGTCAGTTCAGCGAGGTCCACATTGGACGGCGAAGTTGGGCGAGGTCAGGACCTGGACAGGGCTTTGATGGGAGTAGGAATGCTGCTGGGGGAAGACGTCATCACTCCTCCTCCAACTCTCTCCGCTCCAACATCTTCAGGATCAATCTGAATGGCTTCTACTCTCCTCACCCTTCATCTTACCCTGCTaatccctccttctccccccaGCCTTTCTACCCTTGCCAGCCTGTGCATTGCAGCAGGAAGCCGGACAGCAGGCAATGTGGTTGCTCATCAAAATTTCAGGAGACCATTGAAAATATGGGCTTTTACAGCAGCTATCCCCCAGCCACGACACTTTACCACCACCTCCCCAGCTCCTACCAGCTTCCCTCGCCACACCAGTACGCCCCCCATCAGTCCCATCATGCCCACTTCCTCCTCAACCCCGCCAGATTCCACAGGCGGAGGAGCAGGTTGCTGCGGGAGGGAGCTTTAGGCGGAGAAGTTGAGGGTGATATAGGAGGCAGTGGAGGAGGCCCACACCTCAGCTCAGGGTTCACATCCAGCCTCTCCTGTGGCTGTGGTAGGAgcgaacacaaacacaaacataaacaccgGCACCGGCACTGCGAGCGAGACATGGATGACGAGGAGGAGTtacacgaggaggaggaggaggaagatggaatggagagagaggggttgGCTACTTCAAAGCCAAGGACAGGGTTTATTTTGGGGCAAAGTGAAGGAGGACGGAAAGGGGCAAGAGGAATGGGGTCCGCTGCTGCTTCTACATCATCATCCTCAGCAGAGAGGttcaaacacacatctctcacCTCACTGGGGCTGGGTTCCTCTCACCTGTCTTCATTTGGAGGAAGCTGGGGTGGTCTGGGCCAGCGCTGGACCAAGTTTGGGGGCCTGGGAGGGACAGGATTTGGAAATACTCCCAGCTGGAGAGGCTTCACTGGAGAGCAACATGCAGGCAGACGGATCGCATCGGATGGAGAGGACGAAGACGGTGAGGACGAGTCACACCTGTACAGGACGTCACCGtccccaacacacaccaacCTGTTCACATcagctgccatggcaacagggGGGAGGGGTCTGAGGGGCGGATTGGCCGGTAGGAATCCAGGAAGTGGGGACAGGTCATGGAGGAAAGATGAGCCAGCATggactgagaggagagaagcag GTTTACAAGGTGCTTCAAGAAGCCGGGGGCAGCAGAAAACCGTGCCAACGCCAGACAGTGTggcagagggggaaaaaagaaggcCAGGGCGGCCCAGGAAGCATCCGCTGCCCTCCACTGTATCCTCCCCCGTGCACTTATCTGCAGCTCCCTCTTTGTCATCACCCGACCTCTTGCCAGGACACAACAGAGATGGGAGAGAAGTGGGAGGGCCCGAGAGAGATAGAGGAATCGACACAGTGCAGCAGGTGACAGAGTTGGAGCAGCAGGCGAGGAAGAAAAGGGGAcggaaaagaaaacatggtgACTCTCCTTGTCATCAGAG TGTCGCTGAGGATAAACCCGAGTGTGACACCCCCCCTGAATGTTTTAGCCCATCCGATGTCGACCAGGCTCCATCTGAACCAGTAACCATCCaaagagaggagacagcagATGGGCCTCCCAGGAAGACGTTTCTGAGGGCGGGTCTTTACTCTGATGATTACAAAACTACAGAGTGGGTTGAGAGAATTCATAAACAAACTACTACAACATTTtatatccattttttttgtttatgttttaatgtttttttaagtctctTTCCTAGCCCACCCTCCCAAGCCCGGCAGTTGTGCAGAGAGAGTATGGATTACTCACCGGGGGAGCATGAATATAGCCTTTTACCTGCTCCCATACATGTTG GGAAGTACCTTAGGCTGAAGAGGATCCATTTCCAGTTACCCTATGATGTTATGTGGCTGTGGCAGAACAATGAG CTTCAAAAGCAGCCTGCTGTCCCCCTGAAGAGGAAGCGGCGTTACT GCCGGCTGAAGGAGAGGATTGTATCATCTCATCGGACAGCT gaggagagctgcagcGACATTACTAGCTGGTTTCCGCACCTCGACATGGAGCCTCTGACCAGCACTGAGAG GAGCTTTGTGGTGAAACACCACGTGTTCCTTGTGAGGAACTGGGAACtcgtgagagacagacagatcaGACTGAGGATAGAGAGGGAGCGAGacgcagagggagaggagcaggactCACAACGTCTGTCCTGTGATGAAGCCAATGGGGACGACAGCCACATCAAGTCAG ATCAGCAAGTGGGGGTGGAGGTGACGGTTATCAGCAGTGACCCCCACCATCAGAGTCAGGACACCTCCAGCTCGCTCACTGCCAGCCCCTGT CCCACCAAAACCCAGAAcagacaagaggaggagggagaggacgaAAAACGAGGGGAAGAAGAAGTCTGcagcagagaacagaggaggaaacgGCTGAATGATTTACTTTTGACCCTTCAGCATTCATAA